The region TGTCACAACAAGCACTTATCAATTGACTTAGCTCGGTCCCATGCAGAAAGCAAAAATTATCACCAAAAGTCCATCGCTATTTTAGTTGAAGTGATGATGCAACTGATTGTGGGTCTTTCATTTCAATGCAAATATCTAccaatcataatctttaatttcgtatcataaattatgtataacaattaattaatttggaaaaATTACTACccttttgattaattaatataattgtgGTTTCAGAAATTCTATTCTAGTTTCCATGAACTGATTGCAGTAAATTAAGCTCAAAATTAACATCTCAATTAGTTCtaataaccaaaaaattaaaaagatgttTTCGCTTGTTATTGAACAAATGCGTTCTTCAAGTTCTCAGAGTTTTGGTTTGGAAAACGAAAaaagcaaataaaataaattagttaagaaTAAACCACACAATCAAACATGTATTCATGTCCTTAGAATCTTCTGCTAATTGAAAACTAATGGTTAGATTTGGTTTAGTTGAAAAGATTTGGAGACGTTTAAAAGGACAAGGAAGTAGGTTTGGTTTTTAATGGGAAGTCATATGGGAATTATTTGGTGGTTAGATTTTGGAACATCATCTGATATCCTATGTTTTGTTCACATTATGATAACCTCTTATATATGGTTTTATGCATCTAATTGccataaataaacaaacaaagtGAGTGGTTCTTTTGCTCCATTAATTCAGCTAccactatttttttaattcatctcCATGCGTCAGGAGACAAACCAAGTTTCATTGTTGTATGAAAATAATGGTGTTCTATCGCAAGCATAAGAAAGAAAACGAAAACACGAAAATATTGGGATTTTATGCTTTATCCAGCCAGTCTTTGTTGTTTTTCTCAAAGGACACGTACGAAAATGATAACGAAACTGGGACCAACCTTGCTTGAATAAACCCTAGGGGAAGCAAGAGGTCCTTCAAGCCTGAATTCATGCATCACCCAATCAGTCTTTCTTCCCTTGGGAGCCCTCCCTTGGTAGAAAACTAGGGTCTTTCTCATCCCAACAAGGGTGCTTCCTTGAAAGACCGGCCGGTCCTTCCCGGTGGCCTTCCAGTACCCCGACATCGTGGCCCGGTTCGTTCTAAGTCCGGTGGCGTATTTCCGATCCCGCTGGCTGTAGAAGTACCATTCCTTGTCCCCCACACATGCAGTCTCTATATATAAAACATTGCAAATTAACATGAAAGTTTATATGTGCACTGAGAAAATTCAATGCCAAGAAATTAGGTCAGAAAAGTTTCTTGCATGAGGGATTAATAATATAACCGTTTCCCTAACCATATAATTGATTCTAATTAGTAAAAACTTGCCTGCTTGTAAATTAACTACTGAAAGTTAATTAGTTGTCAATTAATGAGCTCTTTGGTctccattatttttttaaaaattgcccTTTCTGCATGAATGAAGATCAAAATTCAAGGGCAAGAattattgaaacaaaagaaattaagcaTAATTGAGGGAGAAACTGATCAGAAAGAATCTGGTGAAGAAGTCAGTATCAATCTGGATCATCATGTTGCAGTGGTCACAACAATTGATGGCCTGTGGACAGCCCCACACGTGGCCCAGCACAGTGTGGAGATCAAAGTGTCAATTCCTAAAAACTACAATGGAGAATTAATTAGCTGTAAACGGAAAGTTGACAAAGATGAGGCTGAAACGTGAAAGTTGCAGCTGAAGATAGGGATGCAAATTGCAAAATGAGTTCTATTTCAAAAGTATTGGACAAATTTGCCAGTTAATGTTTCAATTAATGCTGTCACTATTTTCTGTTGAAACAAAGCCAAAGTTGTATGTCAATTTCTTGGAATTGAAGGctaatatatatcaataatgAAGGAGAAGTTTCAAGAGAGAGATGAATAAGACATTTTAATCATACGAACCAAACATTTTTTGTTTAACATTTGATGTGGATGATTACAGAAGGGGGAAGATTATAAGATTATAATCAAAGACTAATTAAAGGTTTCAATATTGTTACAAATTATCATGTAACACAATCAACTCACTAATTAAAGAAAGGAATATAATTAACACAACATTTATTCAAAGAATTATGAGATGCTCCCATGCAGTGCATCAAACCAAAAATTTGCTAAACAATACGCTTCTTAAGTTATAATCCGATCGATCGAGAATCATCCGGTTCATCAATTACAGATCgatgtttaaatatatattttaaggacatatatactaattaccagaatacatataatataaattaagaagCCCAGTTGCCATCACAATTACctatcatctctctctctcgaattgAAAGTAGAACGCGCATGAAGATGAAATGAAAAGAATCTGGCATGGTTATAATTAACCGATATGGAGATTGAACAAGGAtgaagacacacacacacaagcatgTGTATTGTCATGCAGATTgatcaataatattatatatttactgaCCAGGAATGTCCCAAGGTTCACACTTGTTGAGGTCAACTTCAATCAAGAGGGGGCAGTGAAGAAGATGATCGGAGGAATTAGCCACCTTCTTCATCAGGTAATCACATATCAGTTCTTCATCTCTCGGATGAAACCTGAACCCTGGGGGCAGTTTTGCCTCCACCATTCTCAGACTGCTCATTCTagagatagaagaagaagaagaagaagaagaagaagagatgcaaatatggagagagaaattaaaaaacaagtGATAAAATCGATACGTGAGATCCCCAGGAAGAAAGTTTGGTATATAAATACGGATAtgctaaattatatatatatatatatataattacaaacGAAAGTAGGCGCTaatattataatgcaaatttatattgaaaattttgacgAGGTGATACGACTTCAAATTGTCGTTATGTCCACGTGTGCatgaaattgatatttttttggatattttttagaaattaaattgataaattttgaaaCCCACATGAATGTGAATATAATATAAACCAACCATATATAATAATCAACACAACTTTTTGAATTGAAATGTCTACAAAATCATGTTtgagatatttattattttgacgtattttttaaatagattttaataaaGAGTAGTGGTTGGTTTGTAAAAGTAAGAACCGAGTTATAAGGTAttagattaattatttttttgatttaacacaataaataattatattttagaagaGAAAATTACAAATCAGAAAAAAGACAAAAGGCTTTAGTCAACCAATAATTCCGTGTAAGAGATGGGCGTGGGTTTGAATTTTGGACCATCAGGATCCTTGCTTACGTGTCCCTGTGCTGACGTGGCTCCCAATAATTCCAGCGGATGACCTGGAGAATTgcaatggagagagagagagagagagagatactgtccttttttttattaaaataatgaattttttttttttttcaattcaaaGTTTTTACTAATaagtaaatctttttcaaaGTGTTTTGCTTTGACATTCACATCCGCCCACTTattctaaatttaaataactttCAACATTTCGATTTCCTTGAAATTGAAACTTGATTACTGAATTTCTACTTTACCTCTCTTGTTGATATCATGAGACTGAACAGTAGGGAACGTTTATGATGATACgtacgttaaaaaaaaaaaaaaaaaaattcaacattcaCAACTACAAGtctaaatatatttcttttgctagatttaaaaaaaaattaaatcagtGTTAAGAGTGTACATAAAGTATTTGATTGGAATAATAGCAAATGGTATTGGAACATTAtctaattacatattttaataacaaatttaatgAAATCGGATCACcctaaaaatgatattttttttttatagtacaAGTACATTGCAATTTAATGGAATTGTTAAAGTATAATTAACTAAAGTATAATTTCTCAAAGCCAACAATAAATTAATACTAAAATACAACATTATAAAGCCaacaaaaaattagataaataactaaataaggACACTTTACATATAACAAACTCCAACTCAAATAGGAGACGCAAAGATCTTGTGACCTTTGCTTTGCCACCATACCACAACTTCATTAGccataaatttgatatttaggAGGTTGAGTTTTACATTTTGTCTCCTTATGTTCCTCTGTTCCCATTCGTGTAGAGAGCTGAGAGCTCCACCTTTGAAATAGGAGGAGTAATAATAATAGGACCCACTTCTACTGTGTCATGACTTATGAGGGTGGCCTTTTGGACTCAGCAATTTGGCATTATCCACATTCTCCACAAGAGCATATATTACATCACTTGTGAAAAGGATTAAACTCCTCACCAATCCCCAGCACCCATGCTTCAAGACCCAGccaaaacaacaacatatggAAACTTTAATCCCATTATTTGGGATTAGAAATCATGTTGTttgatttaacaaattttatatttaactatCGATTACTTGTTATAATTCTCAGTTTTTTATTCAGGCTTAAACTgattataaataagaataaacatCTGAATAAAAATTAAGCTCTTTTTTTGGCCCACAGTTGTGGCAATGAATGCGCAAATGATTTCAACAGGAAAGTGTGAGCAAATGATTCCCCATTCAGAATCATGGGGTAGACTTCACTTGCAGCAATATTCAAGAGGGCTTGACTTATTCCAATTTAAGTCAATATAACAGCCATCAATAATTTAGGACCGTTGGAATAATAAATACCCTTCGCCTGTAAGCAGATAATCAAAGCAATCATCTTGAACGCTTGTGATGCCTTTTTGAGGTCCACATCAACCATAGCAGAGCATGACTTCAGATGAAAATGCTAGCTAATACTATCAAAAGTTCCCTTCCTCTCTGCAAGACATTTATAAACAATGCTCAGATCTAAATAGTATTTTCCACCTTACTTCCAGATttgtaaatatgaatattttcTAGTTCTGGCTCGAGTGAAGATTACCCAATCGCCAAGATAATTGCATCACGCAcaaattgaaatttcaattgCATAACTAGTTGCTTCCAACTTACTCAAGCTGCATATCAGAAGTTGCGTTGCTTATCCTCAAAAGGCAGGGATTACGAAAGATTGGTATCTGATAATGATTGGCTTTTGATCTCAGGCAATCCACAGGAGAATTCAAACAGGAGCACCGGTCAAAGTTCCAGGCTCTGTTATAATTTGATAAGAATGAGGGCACTGTCACCGTTCCCGACAATGTAGATGAGAGTTCTGCAAAGCAGCTCTCCAAACTTTTGATGAACTCTGCACAGAGAACACCAAATTCAGTTCCTGAAGTAGAGAGGTCTTTTGTATTATGTGCGCTAAATGCTTTGAGCAGTAAAAAGCATTTAGCTTTTCTGGAAGGGAAATGTTCGTGCTCTAGACCAATGTCATTATCTGAACATTCATGTCATCAACACTTCATAAACCAGGAAATTAAAATCTGTTCAAAACGACAAATTTCGGTCACCGGTGAACACGTGTAGCTTCTCAACCTATTGCCATTTGTCAAAGAAATGTACCCACAATCATAATGCAGTCTTGTTTATCTGAATGATATGAAGCCAGAGATAACATCAAAGCCATGGCAATCACTGGACTCCAATCTATCCAAAATCCCAACTGCTCTGACTTCACTGCCACCACAAATTTCTCCAATCTATGAAAGAGCAAAATCTAATGCTGCCAATACGCTAAAGGCTCACTAAATTATGAAATATGTATATAGTTGGCATTCATTTAAACTTTTGTGAGTCCATTGAAAGTGGAAAAGAATTTGAGAACTGGTCAACATAGTTAGGTAACAAATCCACTACAAACAAACCTGTCTTTCTCATTCCAGCATGCTAACAAAGACATATTGAGTAGATCCCCGTAAGGCACAGTAACGGGCACAAGCACTACACAGTGGCAAAACCTTTAAGGACTGAGTCTCCAAGTGATGAATGAAAGATGCATATGCTATCGGCAAATACAAAATCAAAACTGTTCAAAATTCACAAGATTTTCAGGAGTAACAAAAAATGAGATGAGAATATACAAATAGTGAAAGGCCAAAAATATGAAACAGTTCTAGTATCGTTAGACTATGTACAAAAACAAATACAACGAATTAAGCCATCCTTCTAGTTCCAAGCCAGATTCTacaggagaaagaagaagaatattatTCAAGTCAAAGTTACATGTCTTTGAGGAAACAGTAATGGTTGCCAAACTGTTCCAAGAATCTCTCCAAGCAATTATAGCGaaaactaataaattaaatcagCAACTGGAAATACTTCCTTAACAACCAATCTATATTTTCAGATTCATATTGTATCTTAATAAGCCTGCAAATCTGAAACCCTTCCACACCATGATTCTTTAATATAAAGGACATAGGGAATGACCActtctttttataaattacaGGGATTTGGCTTAAACCCTAGCTGTTCCATATAATAGAAGATGAGTTTCTGTTTTGCACTCTAGACAACAAAGTTAACCTTGTTTAAGAAAATATGGCATCATGAATCAACAATACCATAGATTTGGGGTCAATCAGTAGCATGGTGGATGTTAAAACTACGTCCATGAATGGAAACAAGAGTTCCATTCTTTGAACCAAGCAGCCAGAAAGATATGAGATTGGACTATCTTCCAAGCACATAATCCACGTGATGTTGGGAGTATCTCTAGTCATATTCGTACAGGGAAAGTTGGCACACTCGTGTTTCAACAATGAAATTAGAGACTAGACAACTTAAAATTACACGTGAGTGATTCTAGTAGTCAATAGAAGAAGGTAGCACCAAAATGTAAACTGCACAAGCTTTAAATGTTTGGGGGAAAACCGCAGATGACTAAATCAACAATTCTGTATTCAGATCCACAACAAAGACACCTAGTTAATTAGAAACCAAGAGATCTGAATTCTTATGCTAAggaaaattgaaagataattaaACGTGAAAAGTAGATAGATTAACCAAAGCATGAGAAAATACAAGAAGACAACCTGTGAGCCATGTCTGTGAAAGATGATTAAGAACGCCAACACTTGGTGGATCAATGCAAAGGATAAGTGggttttaaaactttttcaaaaccGAAAACAAAATGGCAGTGGAAGCAAACAAAACCCTTGCAAGACTCGgtatcaaatatcaatatgcaAATATGAAACATTCATCCATAAGGGGTTGAGAATTGTATACCTCAAGCCAAATGAAGTAGTAGCCAGTTGTCCGATGCACCAAAGCTCCAAGCTTTCGGCTCCACAAAGCTCCCACGAACTGCAACGGCTTGCTCCCAAACCTATTAGCTTTGGGGGACCAACCCACCCCCGCAAGTGTAGGGGACCTAGTTTGTCCACGCATGAGGTAAACCGAAACCCTTTGATGGACTCGTGATAGGACGGTCTCAACGAAGGTGAGCCAACGCTATTAGCGATTCTTAAGGATGATAAATGGTTGTCTCACAACCGTGGATGAACACTAGAACAAAAGGGAGCAAGAGGGGAGAATGGCTTTAATGCAACCTGGCTTTAGAGCAAGGCTATAACGGCCCACCTCCCGAAgctcctgctagcataggagaTCCGTGAGAGAGTTGCTAAGGAAATGGTACAGAAATAAAATCCATAAATTAACCACAACAACTCTCATCAACAACAAGACCACaaaagtatatatacatatatacatccATGCAGCCTTACACTATTCTTTTTCTCGGGGCTCAACTGCCTATACATACAAAATAATGAGAAGGGCAAtggaaaatacaaacaaaatacAATTTCAGCCCTTCACCCTCAAAACAACCCCCAAGGACCTTAGGCTTGGAGTGACTCTATACACATATCTATCCCCGCTCAAGCACTGCTAGACTCACCACCCTCCTTTGCCTTTCCTTTGCTtgaacctggaatgatgcaaggaAACAacatgagctacaaagctcaacaagtataagTGACAAATAAGGGCATAATAAATTCAGGCATGATAAAGTAATAACAAGCGTAGAATAATATCCCATATCCCAAGGCAGAATTCCAAAGGTTAACATCATAGACAGAATCATGCAAGTCATGTTCATATGCCAACTCATACACCAACTCATCAATGAATTTATGTCATTATCAAGTATGGACCATTATCCACCCACGCCCTAGTCCATCCTAGGCGGCATTATGAGTCAAATCTCCCATGGTCCACATAAGTCTACCGGCATGATAACCACGGTCGGGTATAAACCCACCAGCATGATAACCACAGTTGGGTACAAGCCCACCGACATGATAGGATATCCTTAGTTACCTTATAACACCCCATCTCTTAAAAGCTTAAATGTGCACATGTATGACCATGTATATAACATGCAGTATCATGAACATCTACCACTTTCTTACCCCAAagacattttataaaaacatCTCCCCTTGTTATGTTTATATGCAATAAATAGTACCCATAGCCCATTTTCTCCCACCTTCACACAAAATATACCAACACATGCACAAATATTTGGAACCATCCCGATTCCCACCCTCCACTAACAAATTTAAAGGTTTTAGATGTTGGAGGGCTTGTTAGAAATTCACATGATGATTTGGAGCAAGATGGATGCATAAATTAAAGTATCAAACAACAAGGGAAgcaaatagtcgacagacaaagaGAAACAGTTGACAGTTTCATGGGTTTCGAGAGGGAATTGTCGATAGCCCTTGCCAACCGGTCGACATCCTGAGAATCACCCTTTCAATATCTAACTGTCGATAGCCTCTGCGTGAAGCCTGTCAACAGTTCCTTAAAAACTGTCAACAACTTCCTAAAAACTGTTGACAAATTGAGAAGTTGCAGAACAACCCCGAAATGCATGCTATTCACACCAAACTCATGCATGTTTCTACACCCAAACAACAAATGCATCATTCCTTTTAAAAACAAGGGGAGAAACAAGTCCCCATCTAGATGCTACGAATGATTATTCGAAAATTCGAAGAAAAAGACACGAGACGCAAACAATCAGATTTCTTAAAATAACGCCCTTCCAAATGAAAGGTTTTCTAACTTTCACCCCCAAAAGTAGGCATTTCAAGGACTTCAATGGAAGGAAGAACCCCAAAATTTCCAACAAGAAGGACCCTAAGTGGACACTTGCCATTTAAAGAAGATAGAGACAAACTTGCCTTTGATTCCAATGGGGGatttttggagaagaagaagaaccacaAGGTTTGACCTCCAAGTTTCCACCAAAAGCCTTCAATCTCGACCACCAATCCCCTCCTTAAAGTTCCAAATTGAAGGAGAAGAAATTTGAGGtaagaggaagaggaaaagagagagaaatgagagaaggagaagaatgagTTTGGCTTCTCTCTAAGGCACCCTTTTATATCATCCATTCTTTCCCATTTTGCCCTCATGAAATTATGCATATGCCCACTTagtccttctttctttttttcaccacttaattaattataaaatcacacgcacacacacacatatatatatacttacaacacttaaaacatccatttcaattaatatttcaaaatttcactCACATAACATTAATAcccaaaataccaaaataatctaGATCCATAATCAGGTCGTTACAAAGGCGACCAATGGCTTGCAAGACACGCTCGGGAGACTGGTTCACACGCTCCACGCCATGCCTTCTCTTCTCATTTTAAATCTTTCCCACTTTCCTCATTAATTTCCCTCAACAAATACCCTGCAAAAGGCATAATTAAAAGCAATAGAGCATTTAATGCTATGTTGTCGAAAGTGATAAAAGACGAAAGCACTCGGGATTAATCCTATTCTCGAAACTGTCAACTATTTACAAGAACCGGTCAACCATTTTAGCTCTTTCAAGTGAAATTGTCAACCGTCCATAAGGCAACTATCAACCGTTTGTGCCTACAACTATAACTTTTGGTTTATTGCATCTAAGCCCCTCTATTAACTCTTACTAGCctttccattaactcttaatggagcCAAGAccctcattaactcttaacggcatgccctgttaactcttaacggtctCCCAATCATGTTGATccttttgttaactcttaacaacatcCAACATCATTAACTCCTTAATGATGAAAAGCACATTAACGTCAGATGATCACTAATCTGACGTGTTACTCAGTGTacatgtgactttctaggtttacAACTATGTAGCAATCAAGACACGTCAACTCTTTGACGCTGACCGAACACTTCTATTTACTAAGAGGATCTCTCTATTTCCCCAAAGCATCATGAAAGATTTTGAGTATCCTCTAGCCAAGATTCGGAATAATTCTAATGGCAATGAAATCGATACTTTTGTAAATGTATTTAGGCTCTCAATTACCATGCACTATAATCCTTTCATTGACTAACATCCCGACCGAGTGAGAGTGATcgactgattaaactcacttAACTCGGTAACTATGCCAGTTCTAGTATGGTGTGATCGAGatgtgttggtcccttagggtatagCCACTTAAaaggggggggtgaattgagtgattgaaatttttctcaattttaataaatattattgattaatgattttattgaaaaatatatatttgataaatataataaattatatttgagattaataataaatgtaagccacaagatataataaaaataaatacaatgacgcacaagacaatttatagtggttcggtgtcttcacacacacctaatccactctcccaaggtctaaccaccattggggttccactaaaataatttcattaagccttccacactagctcacattggaaactagatacactcctaGATTACACGGATTCTAGGAAAACcaccaacaccaaggttttctccctagcttaccttgaaaactagattcacctaaattttaacgattctaggaaacctataaaatccacaatgataatttaattgttcacaaataattgtccacacttggacacaaataagcaattaagcacaaaatatacaaggcaataatatttaaataaataaataaacggtaAGATCGGATTCGGCTTTGCGatatctttttctcctcttgccttgtggctcttcggtggatgaacaatgaatctttgagagccttggaatgtttgaaaattagcttgagagattttgggagctttggatgtgcaatatgtacaatgaatactcaaaaaatgagtttggggggtatttataagcgttttagccactaaagaaagggttaatatgaaatttgaaattcaaaaaatgtttagactttctcaaacaataagaaaacatgtctcacatttaattcaaaataaatttactttttgcatgggaaatcaagatttgaaaattcaaatataagcttttgagacataaatgattaaaacaaggaaatatgtctaaaagcaatctcctttaattcaaaataaatttactttttgtatgagtaagagaaaacatgtttaaaaacaattctcctttaattcaaaatttgaaaattcaaatataagcttctgagacataaatgattaaaacaagaaaacatgtctaaaagcaattctcttttaattcaaaataaatttactttttacatgagtaagagaaaacatttatatcataaaaatatttttgttaatcatcaaaacttaattaatataagcaaGTTGGATtaacattctccccctttttgatgatgacaaaaaaacatgatttatgagatgatatgataaaatatttttgaactcccccttaattttatgCTATGAGCTCtccctttcaaaaatactaatagtataaaaatgttttggatatagcttaatagataaaataattttaagagttttaaagacCAAACCTGATTGTCAAATCTGATTGCCTTGGTTACACCTGCTTGGTGTCTTATCTCTCAGATATACTATTTCCTCACATAcacgaaaaaatatcataatacatttttctcccccatacaaaaataatatacaattcacACTGTCATGCATACAATTtctcatctcataacatcttattcttcttcccctttttgttataatcaaaaagacattgttaacgggaaaaaaaaaataaagatttaaacaatACAGTCCATGAGAGAAATTTACCAAGAATAATCCACATAAATAATATGATGGATGATAAACAGAAAGTACTAACAATATAGATGTAacattaagtattaaaaatagtGCAACATATCCATCATGGAATTTCGCGCTAACCATTCCAACCATAGATCTAAGATTACACAGCATAGAGTATATCTACAAAGAAAGCAATCATAGAATAGTCAAGGGGTACAGTAGCATTACAGAATCTACAAAGCAGTAATCTAAGTCATCCACGTTGATACCTTTGGATTTCGCCGATGCTCAGTGCTGATGATAGTTGCCGAACACGACGGATCCAAGTTCATCAATATCATATGGGAATGGCCACTGGCTGTTGCTAGTTTCGACTGGGTAAGGTTGCGAACTAGTCTCTTGGAAATAAGGAAAcgacacattttcttcttgaatgattgagatttcaaaattctaaagaGGGTTTGGATCATCTACGAGGAAAGATCCATTGtcataatatgggtttgaattggtttctggatgaaaccaattttgaacattgagaggATTTGTATAAGAGTTTGCAAATAGTAATTCCTCTAATAAAGgtagatgaaattgaagatcgagGACCTGCTGTTGGAGGGAAAAACTGTAGGATACACAGCCataaataggatcttgaagcctaACTTGAGCTTCATATAAAAGTGTATCGACAGCCCCATAATGGTCACTAACCGGAAGCTGGGCCAGAAGTTTTGAGGCATTACTAGCACCAAAAACTTTATGGATAGCTGCAAAATTAGTAGGTCCTTCTTCATGGCAGAAGTAAGGGGCGAAAACGCATGATTTggtacattttcttcttaatacttTACAGGCACCACACGGAGAACCGGGTCCTGACATGatcttttagtttatttatttatttatttattattattattattattattattattaattttttaaaacagtgaCTTGTTACTATTTTTAGGGTTTTGATTAACAGAGGCGAGAAGGCGAGGACGAGAGCAAGCTAGAGTAGTGAGAGGAGAAATGTAGCGAGCAACGGAATAGCGAGAGGCAAGAATGAGGGCGAGGGTTTGGATCAGGCATTGCATGAAGGTTTGGAGGATTTGGGGGCTAGGGATAATAGAGCTCACAAACCCTAACAAgaacaaagaaacaaaaacacaaagacAGAAAAAAATGAACAACGAATAACCGTGAAATCCTAACAAGACCAATcacaaagagagaaaaaaatgaaaaaaaaaaaatgcatatgaAATGGAGCTCACCGTGAAGTCGAATAAATGAGACTCGGGACACGTGGATTCGATCAGTGCCGTGGATCTGATCGGC is a window of Diospyros lotus cultivar Yz01 chromosome 10, ASM1463336v1, whole genome shotgun sequence DNA encoding:
- the LOC127811204 gene encoding LOB domain-containing protein 29-like; translation: MSGPGSPCGACKVLRRKCTKSCVFAPYFCHEEGPTNFAAIHKVFGASNASKLLAQLPVSDHYGAVDTLLYEAQVRLQDPIYGCVSYSFSLQQQVLDLQFHLPLLEELLFANSYTNPLNIYGWNG